One stretch of Saccharomonospora xinjiangensis XJ-54 DNA includes these proteins:
- a CDS encoding ABC transporter substrate-binding protein, translating into MLRHGTTTRKKSRPARLAAAVVTAGLLATASGCGLLSGEEDTPESQNGNGSVEKSTITVAHLPSIDVAPLYIAKNKGYFKDEGLDVKIEQAASGQAATQKMIGGDADIVQSSYVPFLMAHTGGAADLKIVADAVSAAPDTFVLVAKKGGSVKSIDDLEGKRIAVSALNTISDTIVKSAMKTNGLDYENVEFVQTSFPDIASAVAKGQVDAGLLIEPFLTMGAEEHGVTPIADVATGPTKDFPLAGWGALSEFVEQNPKTVAAFQRAMERATEDAQDRDAIEPVIQDTAGIDAATASLVNLPNFHATLDASRLQRVPDMMVEFGLLKEKLDIESLIVAPSKS; encoded by the coding sequence TTGCTTCGACACGGCACCACGACGAGAAAGAAGTCCAGACCAGCGCGTCTGGCCGCAGCTGTGGTGACTGCGGGACTTCTTGCCACCGCCAGCGGATGCGGATTGCTGAGCGGCGAGGAGGACACGCCGGAGTCGCAAAATGGTAACGGCTCCGTCGAAAAGTCCACCATCACAGTCGCTCATCTGCCCTCCATCGACGTCGCTCCGCTCTACATCGCGAAGAACAAGGGCTACTTCAAGGATGAAGGCCTCGACGTCAAGATCGAGCAGGCGGCCAGTGGCCAGGCCGCGACCCAGAAGATGATCGGCGGTGACGCCGACATCGTCCAGTCCAGCTACGTGCCGTTCCTGATGGCACACACGGGCGGGGCGGCCGATCTCAAGATCGTCGCCGACGCCGTCTCCGCCGCCCCTGACACCTTCGTGCTCGTCGCGAAGAAGGGCGGCTCCGTGAAGTCGATCGATGATCTCGAAGGCAAGCGGATCGCGGTGTCGGCGCTCAACACGATTTCCGACACGATCGTGAAGTCGGCGATGAAGACGAACGGGCTCGACTACGAGAACGTCGAGTTCGTACAGACGTCGTTCCCCGACATCGCCTCCGCCGTCGCGAAGGGCCAGGTTGACGCGGGTCTGCTCATCGAACCGTTCCTCACGATGGGCGCCGAGGAACACGGCGTGACCCCCATCGCGGACGTCGCCACCGGACCGACGAAGGACTTCCCTCTCGCCGGATGGGGAGCGCTCTCCGAATTCGTCGAGCAGAACCCGAAGACGGTGGCCGCCTTCCAGCGGGCGATGGAGCGGGCCACCGAGGACGCGCAGGACCGTGATGCCATCGAGCCGGTCATCCAGGACACGGCAGGCATCGACGCGGCGACCGCGTCGCTGGTGAACCTGCCGAACTTCCACGCGACCTTGGACGCCTCCCGGCTCCAGCGGGTTCCCGACATGATGGTGGAGTTCGGGTTGCTGAAGGAGAAGCTCGACATCGAATCGCTGATTGTCGCTCCGAGCAAGAGCTGA
- a CDS encoding ABC transporter ATP-binding protein translates to MATMLEVSGLYHRYGGGDGTHLAVDDLTFTVETGELACIVGPSGCGKSTMLRCISGLIKPSGGEVSLHGDKVDGVPEDLAVVFQDYSRSLFPWLTVRQNVEFPLRWRDIAKAERRSRAEEALEWVNLPGVANKYPWQLSGGMQQRVSIARALARRPALLLMDEPFASVDAQTRFELEDLLRTVQAQNGSTILLVTHDIDESVYLGDRVLVLSKSPATIVADLTVDLPAERDQITTRESPEFVSLRAEVARLLHGGARTPAGAGD, encoded by the coding sequence ATGGCAACAATGCTGGAGGTGTCGGGCCTCTACCACCGCTACGGCGGTGGGGACGGCACGCACCTCGCGGTGGACGACCTGACGTTCACCGTGGAGACCGGGGAGCTCGCGTGCATCGTCGGGCCTTCGGGATGCGGCAAATCGACGATGCTGCGCTGCATCTCGGGGCTGATCAAACCGTCCGGCGGTGAGGTGTCGCTGCACGGCGACAAGGTGGACGGTGTTCCGGAGGATCTGGCCGTGGTCTTCCAGGACTACAGCCGGTCGCTGTTCCCGTGGCTGACGGTGCGGCAGAACGTGGAGTTCCCGCTGCGGTGGCGTGACATCGCCAAGGCCGAACGCCGCAGCAGGGCCGAGGAAGCTCTTGAGTGGGTGAACCTCCCCGGTGTGGCGAACAAGTACCCGTGGCAGCTCTCCGGCGGGATGCAGCAGCGGGTGTCGATCGCGAGGGCGCTGGCGAGAAGGCCCGCTCTGCTGCTGATGGACGAGCCGTTCGCCTCGGTGGACGCGCAGACGCGGTTCGAGTTGGAGGACCTGCTGCGGACGGTGCAGGCCCAGAACGGCAGCACCATCCTCCTCGTCACCCACGACATCGACGAGAGCGTGTACCTGGGTGATCGCGTGCTCGTGCTGTCGAAGTCCCCCGCCACCATCGTGGCCGACCTGACGGTCGATCTCCCCGCGGAACGCGATCAGATCACGACGAGGGAGTCCCCCGAGTTCGTGTCGCTGCGGGCGGAGGTGGCGAGGCTGCTGCACGGCGGAGCCAGGACCCCGGCCGGAGCGGGCGACTGA
- a CDS encoding ABC transporter permease encodes MRPVVRNLVGLIAFLGLWELVVRLDLVKEEDVPPATVVLTRIADLLGQEEFLRDTVATVLAWALALGIAAAIGIPLGLILGNFPKVRLATRAVVEFLRPIPSVALIPLVLVSIGGGPEAKITLAVYAALWPILYNTIYAFDEIDPLLIDTARSCGVGKAGILTAVALPHAAPFVLTGIRISASVGLIVIVSTEFIAGANIGIGSVILEAAYGAGRTDIVLAGTVVAGLIGYLANEGFERLGGKLFKWHKATTSEVA; translated from the coding sequence GTGCGACCTGTAGTACGAAACCTCGTCGGCCTGATCGCCTTCCTCGGTCTGTGGGAACTGGTGGTCAGGCTCGACCTGGTCAAGGAAGAAGACGTTCCACCCGCGACGGTCGTGCTGACCAGGATCGCGGACCTGCTCGGGCAGGAGGAGTTCCTGCGCGACACCGTCGCCACCGTCCTCGCGTGGGCGCTGGCGCTCGGCATCGCCGCGGCCATCGGAATCCCGCTCGGACTGATCCTCGGCAACTTCCCCAAGGTGCGGCTCGCGACAAGGGCCGTCGTGGAGTTCCTCAGGCCGATTCCGTCTGTGGCGCTCATCCCGCTCGTGCTGGTGTCGATCGGCGGCGGACCGGAGGCGAAGATCACTCTCGCGGTGTACGCCGCGTTGTGGCCGATCCTCTACAACACCATCTACGCCTTCGACGAAATCGATCCGCTGCTTATCGACACCGCGCGGTCGTGCGGGGTCGGCAAGGCGGGGATTCTCACCGCCGTCGCGCTGCCGCACGCGGCTCCGTTCGTGTTGACGGGCATCCGCATTTCGGCGTCGGTGGGTCTCATCGTCATCGTCAGCACGGAGTTCATCGCGGGAGCGAACATCGGCATCGGCAGCGTCATCCTCGAAGCCGCTTACGGCGCAGGCAGAACGGACATCGTGCTCGCGGGCACCGTGGTGGCCGGGCTCATCGGCTACCTGGCCAACGAGGGTTTCGAAAGGCTCGGCGGAAAGCTGTTCAAGTGGCACAAGGCCACCACCTCGGAGGTGGCATGA
- a CDS encoding ABC transporter permease translates to MSKAAGAVGNFLLKWSLAIALVVVWELATTAAGSVFFPRPTEIVAAAFDVWFSGAASQLYLAETVFEDVLPSLGRVFGSWAIAVVVGVALGTALGRSQVALDYTGPLLSFMRAVPPPALIPVFLVLFGIDNTMKVVTIVFGSIWPIILNTVDGVRSVHPLQQETARSFRTPRPYWIMMVVLPAALPKIFAGMRLALSLALILMVIAEMVGTTNGIGFELISAQQSFDFTTMWVWIALLGVLGYGLNAMLLAVERRALSWQPGRSAADAKTTGA, encoded by the coding sequence ATGAGCAAGGCAGCAGGTGCCGTCGGGAACTTCCTGTTGAAGTGGTCGCTCGCGATCGCACTCGTCGTGGTGTGGGAGTTGGCGACCACGGCCGCGGGGAGCGTGTTCTTCCCTCGGCCGACGGAGATCGTGGCGGCGGCGTTCGACGTGTGGTTCTCCGGCGCGGCCTCGCAGCTCTATCTCGCGGAGACCGTCTTCGAGGATGTGCTGCCGAGTCTCGGCAGGGTCTTCGGGAGCTGGGCGATCGCCGTGGTCGTCGGGGTTGCTCTGGGCACGGCGCTCGGCCGGTCGCAGGTGGCGCTGGACTACACGGGGCCACTGTTGTCGTTCATGCGGGCCGTCCCGCCACCGGCGTTGATCCCGGTGTTCCTCGTGCTGTTCGGCATCGACAACACGATGAAGGTCGTGACGATCGTGTTCGGCTCGATCTGGCCGATCATCCTGAACACGGTTGACGGAGTCCGCTCCGTCCATCCGTTGCAGCAGGAGACCGCGCGGTCGTTCCGCACCCCGCGCCCCTACTGGATCATGATGGTGGTGCTTCCCGCTGCCCTTCCCAAGATTTTCGCGGGTATGCGGCTCGCCCTGTCCCTCGCGTTGATCCTCATGGTGATCGCGGAAATGGTGGGAACGACCAACGGGATCGGTTTCGAACTGATCTCCGCGCAGCAGAGCTTCGACTTCACGACGATGTGGGTGTGGATCGCGCTGCTCGGAGTACTGGGCTACGGGCTCAACGCGATGCTGCTCGCCGTGGAGCGCAGGGCACTGTCCTGGCAGCCGGGGAGAAGCGCCGCTGACGCCAAGACGACGGGAGCGTGA
- a CDS encoding DUF742 domain-containing protein, translating to MDSGHSRGDRRLDRDRAAGGWPSEPDGAAFGGRDGLGGRARRPSRRVDDPLDTGEWLRSGGLDSPGPADFEIADYGGSSLLSGPGAELYGMGGGGFSDADNGHGYDSGYDSAYGGRGGHDRYDAHERSGAHSYDTYDGYDSGGYDPGPMSGELPPSPVPRHHRDVEHEEVQESSGLVRPYFRTRGRTKPDYDLAIEALISTSERGRRLEKVRVPEHRTICGLCLDTRSVAEVAALLKMPLGVVRILVGDVAGLGLVLVHSASSSMVGDRPSIEFMERVLSGLRRI from the coding sequence GTGGATTCCGGGCACTCACGAGGTGATCGACGGCTCGACAGAGACCGTGCGGCTGGGGGTTGGCCGAGCGAGCCGGATGGCGCGGCGTTCGGCGGCCGTGACGGCCTCGGCGGCAGGGCGCGCCGTCCTTCGCGCCGGGTCGATGATCCCCTCGACACGGGGGAGTGGCTGCGTTCCGGCGGGCTCGACTCGCCGGGACCGGCGGACTTCGAGATCGCCGACTACGGCGGTTCCTCGCTGCTGTCCGGTCCCGGAGCCGAACTGTACGGAATGGGCGGGGGCGGGTTCTCCGACGCCGACAACGGCCATGGGTACGACTCGGGGTATGACTCCGCGTACGGCGGCCGTGGCGGTCACGACCGCTACGACGCCCACGAGCGCTCCGGCGCTCACAGCTACGACACCTACGACGGCTACGACAGCGGCGGGTACGATCCAGGCCCGATGTCCGGCGAGCTGCCGCCATCTCCGGTTCCTCGTCATCACAGGGACGTCGAGCACGAGGAGGTGCAGGAGTCCTCGGGCCTCGTCCGCCCGTACTTCCGTACGCGCGGCAGGACGAAGCCGGATTACGACCTGGCAATCGAGGCTCTGATCTCGACAAGTGAGCGGGGTAGGCGGTTGGAGAAGGTGCGCGTGCCGGAACACCGCACCATCTGCGGGCTGTGCCTCGACACGAGGTCGGTCGCCGAGGTGGCAGCGCTGCTGAAGATGCCGCTCGGTGTCGTGCGAATCCTCGTTGGTGACGTTGCCGGTCTCGGCCTAGTGCTTGTGCACTCCGCGTCCTCCTCCATGGTGGGAGACCGGCCCAGTATCGAGTTCATGGAAAGGGTTCTCAGTGGGCTTCGGAGAATTTGA
- a CDS encoding roadblock/LC7 domain-containing protein — MTRAGSAHPGAPKKGNSGQQGSFAWLITDFVHRVPGAAHAVVVSADGLLLAASRGLPKDRADQLAAVASGLTSLARGAAQVFEGGPVAQTVVEMANGFLFLMSVSDGSCLAVLGAPDSDIGLVVYEMTLLVDRVGQQMTPELRAQLQGSRR; from the coding sequence TTGACACGCGCGGGTTCAGCGCATCCGGGCGCGCCGAAGAAGGGCAACTCCGGACAGCAAGGCAGCTTCGCTTGGCTCATCACCGACTTCGTGCACCGGGTTCCCGGTGCGGCCCACGCTGTCGTCGTCTCGGCGGACGGGCTGTTGTTGGCGGCTTCGCGTGGCCTGCCGAAGGACAGGGCCGACCAGCTCGCCGCCGTGGCGTCGGGCCTTACGAGTCTCGCGCGCGGCGCCGCGCAGGTGTTCGAGGGCGGCCCTGTGGCACAGACGGTCGTCGAGATGGCGAACGGTTTCCTGTTCCTCATGTCGGTGTCCGACGGCTCCTGCCTCGCGGTGCTCGGCGCGCCTGACAGCGACATCGGCCTCGTGGTCTACGAGATGACGTTGCTGGTGGATCGCGTCGGTCAGCAGATGACCCCGGAGCTGAGGGCTCAGTTGCAGGGCTCCCGCCGGTAG
- a CDS encoding sensor histidine kinase, which produces MTRRGERPPRDGAAIAGNTGGRWRIRHWRLRTKLLVMLLIPSVAVLVLVTLRATDDLDRAATFSESAERIRVETAVAEAVHHLQRERDLTVRFVAGGRKEPLTELREQRAKVDSAVGAFDKALVESEHALSRESIGSFERIAGQFDSLTGLRYAGENTDLPSDAVLRSYSELISDVLGVGEVFVSDAVDRELAGSRLAANALARVKDQMSVRRAVVAQALARGELTKGTERTLLATEAELTAAKDAFFTFATPQQQRMYSDTVIGLVVDLGNGIVESVLTRAENGGDLAGLSADEWDSASTYTVNLVKEVQEALLVQLQERSDALAADARRSAGTDAGVVLGALLFAAILAVVITRSLLRPLKALRSSALDVAENKLPAAVDDILAEEHPTPEHMVTRAVEPVPVHTRDELGEVARAFDAVHGEAVRLAGEQAMLRENVNSMFVNLSRRSQDLVERQLVVLDRMEEHEQDPEILGGLYELDHLATRMRRNSENLLVLAGEDAGRPLPGSVPASEIIGAALSEVEHYQRIAVETPPMLSVRGDAAADLIHVIAELFENATAYSPEHEPVTVAGSVTRERQWRIEIFDRGAGMPELEIERANARLAEPPDVDVEVSRRMGLYVVGRLARRHSIEVRLAAAEPRGLVATVLVPTDLVEPDTPESIELPVPSEREPEPFAVEPDAGGAETAMGATAGEPAATWVSDEVLDDVSDEDEEAGEYPGEYPDDYDDEYDDEYNDDEYNDDEYNDVDPEPTGPGETSDSERTRDLGGAWDPAGPLAALPPAALSPRRTTIELGAQPAWPTEDDDARYAPALEEEVPTDRLPAYQAVLSQWFPDEQAPGAEDVHWPGEFEEPASHDTGYGAEDADAVRNADAVEDIEADTERTEPTPVVPSSIASALSAEDDGTVPKPHPPGHGAVDRRGERPPPVNRSPEAVRARMTSLQHGVRKGRHARGE; this is translated from the coding sequence GTGACTCGTCGCGGTGAACGCCCTCCGAGGGACGGCGCGGCGATCGCCGGGAACACGGGGGGCCGCTGGCGTATCCGTCACTGGCGGTTGCGCACCAAGCTGCTGGTGATGCTGCTCATCCCGTCTGTGGCTGTGTTGGTGCTCGTCACACTCCGCGCCACCGACGACCTGGATAGGGCGGCGACGTTCAGCGAGAGCGCCGAACGGATCAGGGTGGAGACCGCGGTCGCGGAGGCGGTGCACCACCTCCAGCGGGAGCGCGACCTCACCGTGCGATTCGTGGCAGGTGGGAGGAAGGAGCCCCTCACCGAACTCAGGGAGCAGCGCGCGAAGGTGGATTCCGCCGTCGGCGCGTTCGACAAGGCGCTTGTCGAGTCGGAACACGCGCTCTCGCGCGAGTCGATCGGGTCGTTCGAACGCATCGCGGGCCAATTCGACTCCCTCACGGGTCTGCGGTACGCGGGGGAGAACACCGACCTGCCGTCGGACGCGGTGCTCCGCTCGTACAGCGAGCTGATCTCGGACGTGCTCGGTGTCGGTGAGGTCTTCGTCTCGGACGCCGTCGATCGCGAGCTGGCAGGCAGCAGGCTCGCGGCCAACGCCCTCGCGAGGGTGAAGGACCAGATGTCGGTCAGGCGCGCTGTCGTGGCTCAGGCGCTCGCGCGGGGCGAGCTCACCAAGGGCACCGAGCGCACGCTCCTCGCCACGGAGGCCGAGCTGACGGCGGCGAAGGACGCCTTCTTCACGTTCGCGACCCCGCAGCAGCAGCGCATGTACAGCGACACGGTGATCGGTCTCGTCGTCGATCTCGGCAACGGGATCGTCGAATCGGTGCTCACGCGGGCGGAGAACGGCGGCGACCTCGCCGGGTTGTCGGCCGACGAGTGGGACAGCGCGTCCACCTACACCGTGAATCTGGTGAAGGAGGTTCAGGAAGCGCTTCTCGTGCAGTTGCAGGAACGGTCGGACGCGCTCGCCGCCGACGCGCGCCGATCGGCAGGCACCGACGCGGGTGTGGTGCTCGGCGCGTTGCTGTTCGCGGCCATCCTCGCCGTGGTGATCACGCGGTCGCTGCTGCGGCCGTTGAAGGCGCTGCGCAGCAGCGCGCTCGACGTCGCGGAGAACAAACTCCCCGCGGCCGTCGATGACATCCTCGCCGAGGAACATCCCACGCCGGAGCACATGGTCACCCGCGCCGTCGAACCCGTGCCCGTCCACACGCGCGACGAGCTGGGCGAGGTGGCGAGGGCGTTCGACGCCGTGCACGGCGAGGCCGTGCGACTCGCGGGTGAGCAGGCCATGCTCAGGGAGAACGTGAACTCGATGTTCGTGAACCTCTCCCGGCGCAGTCAGGACCTCGTCGAGCGGCAGCTGGTCGTGCTCGACCGCATGGAGGAACACGAGCAGGATCCCGAGATCCTCGGTGGTCTGTACGAGCTGGACCATCTCGCCACCCGGATGCGGCGCAACAGCGAGAACCTGCTCGTGCTCGCGGGAGAGGACGCGGGAAGGCCGCTGCCTGGATCGGTTCCCGCCTCGGAGATCATCGGTGCTGCTCTGTCCGAAGTGGAGCATTATCAGCGCATCGCGGTCGAGACGCCGCCGATGCTCTCCGTTCGCGGTGACGCGGCGGCCGACCTCATCCATGTGATCGCCGAGCTGTTCGAGAACGCCACCGCGTACTCGCCGGAACACGAGCCCGTGACGGTAGCCGGTTCGGTGACGCGCGAGAGGCAGTGGCGCATCGAGATCTTCGACAGGGGCGCGGGCATGCCCGAACTGGAGATCGAGAGGGCCAACGCCCGCCTCGCCGAACCGCCGGACGTGGACGTCGAGGTGTCGCGCCGGATGGGGCTCTACGTCGTCGGCAGGCTCGCGCGGCGGCACAGTATCGAGGTGCGCTTGGCCGCAGCCGAACCGCGAGGTCTCGTGGCCACCGTGCTGGTACCCACCGACCTGGTGGAGCCCGACACGCCCGAGTCCATCGAACTGCCCGTTCCCTCGGAGCGGGAACCAGAGCCGTTCGCCGTCGAACCGGACGCCGGCGGTGCCGAAACGGCGATGGGCGCGACAGCAGGCGAGCCTGCCGCGACGTGGGTGTCCGACGAGGTGCTCGACGATGTGTCCGATGAGGACGAGGAAGCAGGCGAGTATCCCGGCGAGTACCCGGATGACTACGACGACGAGTACGACGACGAGTACAACGACGACGAGTACAACGACGACGAGTACAACGACGTCGATCCTGAGCCGACAGGGCCGGGGGAAACCTCGGACTCCGAGCGCACCCGTGACCTTGGCGGCGCCTGGGATCCGGCAGGCCCCTTGGCAGCTCTTCCCCCTGCCGCGCTCTCGCCGCGCCGCACCACGATTGAGCTGGGCGCTCAACCGGCGTGGCCGACGGAGGACGACGATGCGCGGTACGCGCCGGCACTGGAGGAGGAGGTGCCGACCGATCGGCTGCCCGCCTACCAGGCCGTGCTGTCCCAATGGTTCCCCGACGAGCAGGCTCCCGGCGCGGAGGACGTCCACTGGCCCGGCGAATTCGAGGAACCGGCGTCCCACGACACCGGGTACGGCGCCGAGGACGCCGACGCCGTCAGGAACGCCGACGCTGTCGAGGACATCGAGGCTGACACCGAGAGGACCGAACCGACACCCGTTGTGCCGTCGTCGATCGCGTCGGCGCTGTCGGCCGAGGACGACGGCACCGTGCCGAAGCCCCACCCGCCCGGCCACGGCGCCGTGGACAGACGCGGTGAGCGACCGCCTCCGGTGAACCGCTCACCGGAGGCGGTCAGGGCACGCATGACGAGCCTCCAACATGGCGTGCGGAAGGGCCGCCACGCGCGTGGCGAATGA
- a CDS encoding sensor histidine kinase, with the protein MPKTETADGDGLAPDKDSAQSREGQENPARQDAAEPTVGSEVTTSRWKLSNWPLRYKLAVVLIIPLLTALAFGSLRAVSELNDAAEYSDTVTQVEVAQQVTALVHELQKERTLQAVDMSSDWVDTKTVNDQTAKVNAEVTRLRDMLEERDLGDEDLQRTYERAIQRLNALDPLRDKINSTNIPDLTVQTIYNSILEPLVNLGRTVNLSVTDRELLRRGTTVQAITEAKEHTSRENATIQLAVGHHNFVADLLSRALSSQASAEAAVGNFSSNATLGEQQRYLDTVSGAAVDNRARLIATAYSSINSAGGLNISSRQLFTDGGDTVDMMRQMETELLGELRAHAETLAGQASQAAWVFFGLMTATLVATVALTLLVVRALTRPLRTLRSTALEIAYVRLPETVRRILADPNPMEASRDAVTPVPVHTREEIGEVARSFDVVHERAIRLAAEQALLRENVNGIFVNLSRRSQRLVERQLGVIDRLESDEQDPDQLASLFELDHLATRLRRNGESLLVLSGAGLTKTMSKPVPAADVIGAAVSEIEQYARVELGTIPEVSVHGRAVHDLVHLLAELLDNATYFSEPETKITVRAVVTRRTSLAIQITDRGVGMSEQQLAEANERLADPPDLDVSVTRRMGLYVVARLAKRHGIEVRLRENEDIEGGVIARVVVPSDLLTGSASSASMPSASSALPPAPPIAPRETMSETSLPSRQDTASQPSGVPPLPAPRKPSAKADRPPAPPPAPPAAPNPEPRPEPQAEHGTSSGSHVENGLRPLDQPISLDDLVGGTGKAAGPFMSPAPPEPARQPGAELPRPVAPKGSAGHEEPKVPKVPEEPEEPEEPQWPVESPDGDTRDGHVAEAYASEVSPNEETLYVPKDQHRGSGAPAAGRDGSALEDDVPTRRLPIYQSVLSRWFSEETPLEPEQATETADGEAWGAAPGQVSEPERQKQAGAEMNGDTEQETTGTTTESGTGESGWRSVSDSGWQAAHALLEERHDEVTPAGLPKRVPNAYLVPGSVSPSKGNAFADTTVGEPGRSAVARSAEAARNRMKSFQRGYQSGRHALKEPSAQSEQFDETGNDTRHNGAKE; encoded by the coding sequence GTGCCCAAGACTGAGACCGCGGACGGGGATGGGCTGGCTCCCGACAAGGACAGCGCCCAGAGCCGGGAGGGACAGGAGAATCCTGCGCGGCAGGACGCGGCGGAACCAACCGTCGGCTCCGAGGTCACGACGTCGCGATGGAAGCTGAGCAACTGGCCGCTGCGCTACAAGCTCGCCGTCGTCCTCATCATTCCGCTGCTGACCGCACTGGCGTTCGGCAGCCTCCGCGCTGTCTCGGAGCTGAACGACGCCGCGGAGTACAGCGACACCGTCACGCAAGTCGAGGTGGCGCAGCAGGTCACGGCGCTCGTGCACGAACTTCAGAAGGAGCGCACGCTCCAGGCTGTTGACATGTCGTCCGACTGGGTCGATACCAAGACCGTCAACGATCAGACGGCGAAGGTGAACGCCGAGGTGACGCGTCTTCGCGACATGCTCGAGGAGCGGGATCTCGGTGACGAGGACCTTCAGCGCACCTATGAACGCGCCATCCAGCGGCTCAACGCCCTCGACCCGCTCCGCGACAAGATCAACAGCACGAACATCCCGGACCTCACGGTCCAGACCATCTACAACTCGATCCTGGAGCCGCTCGTCAACCTCGGCCGGACGGTGAACCTGTCCGTGACCGATCGCGAGCTGCTGCGCAGGGGCACGACGGTGCAGGCCATCACCGAGGCCAAGGAACACACGTCGCGGGAGAACGCGACCATCCAGCTCGCCGTCGGCCACCACAACTTCGTGGCCGACCTGCTCTCCCGAGCGTTGTCGTCGCAGGCGAGTGCCGAGGCTGCCGTCGGCAACTTCAGCTCCAACGCCACGCTGGGCGAACAGCAGCGTTACCTCGACACCGTTTCGGGTGCCGCCGTTGACAACAGGGCGCGGCTCATCGCCACCGCGTACTCCTCCATCAACTCGGCGGGCGGGCTGAACATCAGCTCGCGGCAGCTGTTCACCGACGGCGGCGACACGGTGGACATGATGCGCCAGATGGAGACCGAACTCCTCGGGGAACTGCGCGCACACGCCGAGACGCTCGCGGGGCAAGCCAGCCAGGCAGCCTGGGTGTTCTTCGGTCTCATGACCGCGACTCTCGTGGCCACGGTGGCGTTGACCCTGCTGGTGGTGAGGGCGTTGACCAGGCCACTGCGCACCCTGCGCTCGACCGCGCTGGAGATCGCATACGTCCGGCTTCCTGAGACGGTGCGGCGCATTCTCGCCGATCCCAACCCGATGGAGGCGTCGCGCGACGCCGTCACGCCCGTCCCCGTGCACACCCGCGAGGAGATCGGCGAAGTGGCGCGGTCGTTCGACGTCGTCCACGAGCGAGCCATCCGCCTCGCGGCCGAGCAGGCGCTGCTGCGCGAGAACGTCAACGGCATCTTCGTCAACCTCTCCCGCCGAAGCCAGCGGTTGGTGGAGCGCCAGCTCGGCGTCATCGACCGGCTCGAATCCGACGAGCAGGACCCCGACCAGCTCGCGAGCCTTTTCGAGCTCGACCACCTCGCGACCCGGTTGCGCCGTAACGGTGAAAGCCTGCTCGTGCTCTCCGGAGCGGGGCTCACCAAGACGATGTCCAAACCGGTGCCTGCCGCGGACGTCATCGGCGCCGCGGTCTCGGAGATCGAGCAGTACGCGCGGGTCGAACTCGGCACCATCCCCGAGGTCTCGGTTCACGGAAGGGCTGTGCACGACCTCGTGCACCTGCTCGCGGAACTGCTCGACAACGCGACCTACTTCTCCGAACCAGAGACCAAGATCACGGTGAGGGCGGTTGTCACGCGGCGCACGTCGCTTGCCATTCAGATCACCGACCGCGGTGTCGGCATGTCCGAGCAGCAGTTGGCGGAGGCCAACGAGCGGCTCGCCGACCCGCCGGACCTCGACGTGTCGGTGACGAGGCGCATGGGTCTCTACGTGGTCGCGCGGCTGGCCAAGCGGCACGGCATCGAGGTGCGGCTGAGGGAGAACGAGGACATCGAGGGCGGCGTGATCGCCAGGGTTGTCGTGCCGAGCGACCTGCTCACCGGTTCGGCCTCCTCGGCTTCCATGCCCTCCGCATCGTCCGCGCTGCCGCCGGCACCGCCCATCGCGCCACGCGAGACGATGTCCGAGACATCCCTGCCGTCGCGGCAGGACACGGCGTCACAACCGTCCGGCGTTCCTCCGCTGCCCGCGCCACGCAAGCCCTCCGCCAAGGCGGACCGGCCCCCGGCACCGCCGCCTGCTCCCCCCGCTGCGCCGAACCCGGAGCCGCGACCGGAGCCGCAGGCAGAGCACGGCACGTCGTCGGGTTCGCACGTCGAGAACGGCCTCCGCCCTCTGGATCAGCCCATCAGTCTCGACGACCTCGTCGGAGGCACCGGCAAGGCGGCGGGCCCGTTCATGAGTCCCGCTCCTCCCGAACCAGCACGGCAGCCGGGAGCCGAGCTGCCGCGACCTGTCGCGCCGAAGGGATCGGCAGGGCACGAAGAGCCCAAAGTGCCCAAAGTGCCCGAAGAGCCCGAAGAGCCCGAAGAGCCACAGTGGCCGGTCGAGTCTCCCGACGGCGACACGAGGGACGGCCACGTCGCTGAGGCGTACGCCTCCGAGGTGTCACCGAACGAGGAAACGCTCTACGTCCCGAAGGATCAGCATCGGGGATCCGGTGCTCCGGCGGCAGGCAGGGACGGGAGCGCACTGGAGGACGATGTACCCACCAGGAGACTGCCGATCTATCAGTCCGTGCTGTCGCGGTGGTTCAGCGAGGAGACTCCGCTCGAACCCGAACAGGCCACCGAAACAGCCGACGGTGAGGCGTGGGGTGCCGCGCCAGGGCAGGTGTCCGAACCCGAACGCCAGAAGCAGGCGGGTGCCGAGATGAACGGGGACACGGAGCAGGAAACCACCGGCACCACAACCGAGAGCGGCACCGGTGAAAGCGGTTGGCGCAGCGTGTCGGACTCCGGATGGCAGGCCGCTCACGCCCTGCTGGAGGAGCGGCACGACGAGGTCACGCCCGCCGGTCTGCCCAAGCGTGTGCCCAACGCATACTTGGTGCCGGGCTCGGTCTCGCCGAGCAAGGGGAACGCTTTCGCCGACACCACTGTCGGCGAACCGGGACGCAGTGCCGTCGCCAGATCGGCCGAGGCGGCGCGCAACCGAATGAAGAGCTTCCAGCGTGGCTACCAGAGCGGCCGCCACGCGCTCAAGGAGCCGTCGGCCCAGAGTGAGCAATTCGACGAGACGGGCAACGACACCCGTCACAACGGGGCGAAGGAGTAG